A region of Esox lucius isolate fEsoLuc1 chromosome 3, fEsoLuc1.pri, whole genome shotgun sequence DNA encodes the following proteins:
- the LOC105007399 gene encoding armadillo repeat-containing protein 1, translating into MSGEPDALAVVNQLRDLAADPMNRRAIVQDQGCLPGLILFLDHPNPQVVYSALLAVRYLAESCQNREKMKGELGMMLSLQNVMQKTTTPGETKMLASEIYELLQAYNSEDAQKPEEGPSCRRKAQFFLGSTNKRAKTVVLHIDGLDDSSRRSLCEEALLKIRGVISFTFQMAVKRCIVRIRSDLKAEALGAAIASTEVMRAQQVVRGEDGNELIIPFSEECSVAMEKNVDLPDYLPEEESPSQEPDKAVTRVGTGQDGASWLGTAANFLSRSFYW; encoded by the exons ATGAGTGGAGAGCCAGATGCTTTGGCTGTGGTGAACCAGCTGAGGGATCTCGCAGCTGATCCCATGAACAGGAGAGCCATCGTTCAAGACCAAGGCTGCTTGCCAGGACTCATCCTGTTCCTTGACCATCCCAACCCCCAGGTCGTCTACTCAGCGCTCCTG GCTGTCCGTTACCTGGCAGAATCCTGTCAAAACAGGGAGAAAATGAAGGGAGAGCTGGGAATGATGTTAAGTCTTCAGAATGTCATGCAGAA GACAACGACGCCAGGAGAAACAAAGATGCTGGCCTCGGAAATCTATGAGCTCCTCCAAGCTTATAATAGTGAGGATGCACAGAAGCCAGAGGAGGGGCCTTCCTGCAGACGCAAGGCCCAGTTCTTCCTTGGCTCCACCAATAAGCGGGCCAAAACCGTTGTCCTCCACATAGATGGGCTGGATGACTCT AGCCGGAGAAGCCTTTGTGAAGAGGCCCTGTTGAAGATCCGAGGCGTCATTAGTTTCACATTCCAAATGGCCGTTAAGAGGTGCATTGTAAGGATCCGCTCAGACCTCAAGGCAGAG GCTCTGGGTGCTGCTATCGCCTCAACTGAAGTAATGAGGGCTCAGCAAGTAGTTAGAGGAGAGGATGGAAATGAG TTAATAATCCCATTCTCAGAGGAATGCTCAGTAGCGATGGAGAAGAACGTGGATCTTCCCGACTATCTGCCGGAGGAAGAGAGCCCGTCGCAGGAGCCAGACAAGGCAGTGACCCGCGTGGGCACAGGGCAAGATGGAGCAAGCTGGCTAGGCACAGCAGCTAACTTCCTGTCTCGCTCTTTCTACTGGTGA